The following nucleotide sequence is from Cicer arietinum cultivar CDC Frontier isolate Library 1 chromosome 2, Cicar.CDCFrontier_v2.0, whole genome shotgun sequence.
tgataaatgcaatcacatTCAAagagtttgacaagtgcaccaacaaggagaCAACAAAGAGTATTTATGAAAGTCTGATTTTTGACCCATGAAGGAAGCAaacaagttcaagaagcaaaggccaacctcctagtcaaaaagtatgagttgttcaagatagaagaagatgaagatattgAAACAATGCTTTCCAGATCCTGGTCTTAGAACTAAACAtacttgagaagagttatactactgctgatcatgtgaagaaaatcCTTATGAGTCTGACAAACAAGTGGAGATCTAAGACCGTTGtcattcaagaagcaaaggattTGAATCCTCTTAAGCTAGAAGAATTAATCAACTCTTTCAATTCACATGAAATTGAgtttgaagaagatgaacccaagaagaaaaataagactTTGGCCTTAAAATCGAAGGAGAAGAAGGTTCAAAAGATTCCAAGCAGTCCAATAaagaaatgaattaaaattttgacaagaaaaacattatctgctatggatttgatttaattactactttaaatgatttattaaataagaattggaaattgtctttaaaactaaaaacacttagaaaagaaaatgcaaacctaactaaaaaagttaatgtgttaaagaatcaaagtgttgaatttaaaacaacaaatgcaattctaaaaattgatatttggaGGACAGTGGATGTTCGCAACATATGACAAGAACTAACACTGAGCAAATGAGGCACAATGAATTTTGGAGGAAAGCAAAAAGGTCAGATCATTGGTCAATGTACAATTGGTAATGGTACTTCCCCTTTTAGAAACAAACACTTAAAGTTTCAGTTTTTTCTATCCAACCCAGtaatggtttagttccttctcaAATATGGGGTTCTCAGGTTGTTAGAAGAAGACTTGTCTTGTAAGGTCAAAGTGGTTAGTTCCTTAAAGGTTTGTGGATGTCAGGTTGTTCGGGAAGTTTGAATTGGAGAGTCAAGtactttgtaattcaaggtatttgaattagtggattaaagtcttCTAAATGAGGAACTAGAAGTAGCCAAGTTAGTAgtgaaccatgataaatctatgtgacaaattatttatgttttcattgctTGTTGCCTCTGAATccgattgcttctactccaagtaagtcaccaaaatcgaactagttttttatttatttataaattataaaaaagttatcaactttgacaaacacaattcaactcccCCCTTATAGTGTTTGCACATTCAGGTTGTTCAATACCTCTAATATCTGTAGAATGGAGAGTGCACCACAAACCAAAATAAGAATCATGGgagaatttgtttttttgaaatgaTATATTTGTTTGATGAACTCATGGAAATTGAAAATTGTGTCCAACcatcaaaaaaatcaaatgctGACAACCCGATTGAAGTAACAAACGAAGATGATGTCGAATACCTTGGAATATATTTAAATGCTATTAAATGtatcacatattttttaatatgatatttaaacCAAATTCAACATATATATTGGTTGTGTCGTTTATTGCGTATTGCATATTATTGTTTTTGGTTCTGCATATTgcattttcttctattttcggTCAGAGACACTATTGTATCATGGAATCAGATAGTGTATTTTTACGTAAATAACTACAGGATGAGAggatcaaaaatcaaaaacacagttttagaaaaatataaaaacaaaaaacctaCTTCTTAATGATTAAAAGTTGATGAATGAAAAAGGGAGATTATAGTGTAGATTTGAGGTAAGAAAATGATAGTATAGTTGAATTTGAGAGAAATTGGAGTTTAGAGAGTTTTTTATTTGGAAACTAGATCGAAAGAGAAAAAGGGCATTCTACTCTATATATTGGTAGTTACTGTATGTGTGAATCCCATAAATTACCGAAGTAAATCTTGCAATTGAGTAAGAGGCAATTTAGATTTTTAAGGGGTTTGGCATACTCAAGGGATCAGATAATCAGTTCCCCACAAATAATTGCGTGGatccaataaaataaataaccatAAGAAATGGAATGAATGGGGCTAATATATACAGTCTTTTAAACCATTTCAGGATTTGGACCAAGCTGAAAATTAGAAAGTTGGCTTTAAACCATTCCAAACTACCCTtgataaaactgtaaaaatttaaaagaattttttttactggAAATTTCATTGTGAATGAAATTTCctgtagttataaatgaataccggaaatttcagaatgaatgaaatttccggtagttataaatgaataccggaaatttcatttttgaaatttccggtagttataaatgaataccgaatattatttataaattaattaataaaataaattatattaataataataataaaagtaataataataataaagtaaagtaaattatattattaaaactttatatattttttaaatatttttattattattttttaattatattaacaatattttattaatttttttattagatcggaataaaaataggagagagttgttaagaaaataagttgttattttataaaatattcgcaataaaaataagagtgagttgttaagaaaatatgttgttattttataggcaaaatattagggacacgtTTTGTTTGTGGCAAAATTTTAggatgtattttaataatataatttactttactttattattattattacttttattattattattaatataatttattttattaattaatttataaataatattcggtattcatttataactaccggaaatttcatttgaaattttcggtattcatttataactaccggaaatttcaaaattgaaatttccggtattcatttataactaccggaaatttcattcattctgaaatttccggtaaaaaaaattcttttaaatttttacagttttatcaAGGATAGTTttgtcatttaaaaataaaatttttaaatgagggGGTACAGGATTAATTGAGGGGGTACAAAAGCCAACTTTCTGAAAATTAAGGCTTACTAACTTTGGATATCTTGAGATGGACATTTCACCAAACTCATGTTCGGGCCCCTCCCATATTAAAATGATTTGAGTTATTATCTTCTAATAATGTGCTCTCTATGTCTACGCTTGCAATTATTTATTGATCTTCATATTTAaccatttgaaatcaaatcagTTTCTTAACAATGGACAACATGCAGGTACAGTTTTCATCCACCAATTAAATTGTTAGTTTATCAAATTTGAGTAAGGTCTCTACATTTAATGGAAAAATATAGATGGAAAATGAACACTATATCAATGAGACGACTCATAtatctaatatataaaattttgggtGAAGgtgtaatttatttatgtggTTGCTTTTAACTCAAATGATGATCTCTCTCACCTTCTCGCGACTTAATTGTGATATTAGAGTTGGTGGTTTTACGTGATCAACTATATGCATCAAAAATcttgttaaataaataatttgtcaATGTTACGAAGAGTTTCATATTAAATTCAAAAGCAAATATGacaattttacatattttttaccACCTAACATAAATTAGTCTAGTAAAAAGCATAattcaacttatttttcaaCTCCTTGGTCAAATTTTATTGTACTTCCTAATAGGCTTTTCTTCGTAACATAAGACTAGTGTCATGCATTTTGTGACGATAAAATGAATTCTGAAGATTTATAAAGTGTTTTAAAATCAAGATAGAAGATCAATTAAATCAAAACACTAGATCACTAATTAGACTAGTGGTTACTAATTGAATCGATTGACTATTGGTCGGTCgatgtatattaaaaaaattatgacataAATTTACAtcatgtttttaattaaaaatatacatgAGATGTTTAACTAAAAACATATAGTACATTAAATGAAGATATTAATTAATGGAATTAAAtgtttcttaaaaatataatgatacaACTATATGCTATAttttttttggcttaattgcagttttggttccCCTATTTTAGCAGAATCGtaaaagtagtccctccattttgtttctccccagttttggtcccccaaacataattttggtcgaaaacttgatgaaatttcattttttttgcgtttatttaagtcacatcatgtctcaagatctcgttgtacaacaattgtacctgaaatctacgatcataaatggtgtaatgcagcttaaaaaaataaaattttatcaaattttggaccaaaactatgcttggaggaccaaaattggagagaaacaaaatggaaggACTACTTTTgcaattcaactaaaatagagagattaaaactgcaattaaatcttttttttttttacaaaattatttgaaCCACCCACCTGGGTCCAACTGGGTCCAACTAGTCAGGTGGATCTAGGTTTTAAAACCATAGACTTATGGAACCAAAGAGACAATTAGACTATCTTATATTTACAAaacccatatatatatatatatatagagagagagagagagagggttTGTGAAATACTctcattcatataaaaatttgttttcctTTGTTATATAATGAAATAACGTAAGACAATCTTTTTATAAGCAAATAAAACTTTACTTATCAAGGAGTGCAAGAAGTACTTCAATCCAACTATGGTTATTTgaatataagctgattcaaattaaaatcacaaaatcatccatgaaaaactgaaaatttcataaataaaaaattattgaatgtattcggataatttttttatgaaaattatttggaTCAAATTTCGAATTTATGTTTcaaaatcaaaccaaactacatatataaatcttaatatgttatatttttgttttttaattttgtttataatactTATCAGAttaattgaattgtttttaCTATCTCAAAACTTTAAAACTTAACTTTTTTAAGGAAGTTCCAAACATATTGATCAATTATCGTTATTCTGTAAtgacatatttaatatattaaatgttatattttatacaaaacttatttttttactgtgattttctaattttagtattaatagaattttctcgCATTTGTAAAATGGATCAACCAAAAATCAAGCCAACTTAAATCAGATTTAATTGGATTAGATTTTTTTGGAAAATTCGTCAAATCAAACTAAACCACGTGTGAACTGCATCTTTTGATCGAATAATTTTTTACctcaaaacaaattcaaaccATACTACAAATGATTACAAATATTTCAGTGGATTTATACACCAATCATAATAATTTCAATCTCATTATTTCCTTTCCTCGTTACAACCATCCTCGAGAAATTATCTAAACTtgtgaaataatatttgtattatatGCAATAGTTTTAATGATCTCCATTTctattattactataatttttgaataaaaaaataatataataaaaaataaaaaaataaaaaaaataaaaaaaatttaaaaacaacaattttaaaaatcgaaCTTTTGTGACCACAAAATCAAACCCAACCATTAAAACCACATATAATCCAACATCATATTTCGAATTTGATCCACGtcaaaaaaacatatttcaaataaagctttatatataattaacaattgtttaattcttccaattttatattttgaaaactcCCTCTCAATTAACTCTTTAAGTAATGCAAAATCCtctttcacttttattttattttataacttcaCAATATATGCTAGCTTTCCAAAGTCACGAATGCTTTTCCTAGTTGTTTCTTGCCCATTGTGGATAACCCTTTGACTAGCAACTAGTTAGGGTAAAACGCACATTAAAATACATGCGTATTTCAATTTTCCACAACAAAACTATTTCCCACATAAAAAGGTGAAGCCATaataagaaaaggaaaaaaagaacaTTAACACACTGTCCATTGGCAATAAGGACACaacaaatacatttttatttctataagcAACACATGGCGGCGAGTAATGAATGATAAAATGAAGTAACCCCACCACCATAACATGTGAATGTGACTATGAGAAGCCAAGACAAACAATTGAAAACCACTCTTTGTGGAGGGTAGTTTCGTCAATTTATATCCTAtgacaattattataaaattattaaataaatcctCATTGGCATTATTATGAGTGTACATATGGTTCTCTACCATAATATATAAACACAAACAACTCATCCTCCAACCCAttctctattttataaataatccaTTGAAATTCATAGCTTGAAACAAAGGGTGTTGTTAATTTGTGAGACTCATTTTGAGACTCCAAAACACAATAATGGGTAATAGCTTAAGGTGTTGTTTGGCTTGTGTTCTTCCATGTGGAGCATTAGATTTGATCCGTATAGTTCATTTAAATGGCTATGTAGAAGAGATTACACGTCCAATTACAGCTGGGGAAGTTCTTAAAGCCAATCCAAATCATGTTCTAAGTACACCAAGCTCCGAAGGAGTTGTTCGCCGGATATTGATCCTTTCGCCGGAGACCGAGCTCAAGAGAGGAAGCATATACTTTTTGATCCCAACCACGTCGTTGCCGGAGAAACAAAAGAGAGTTAGAGGAAGCGTTGCCGGAAAAGATCTCAAAAGTAAGAAAGTGGTATCCTCTACCAGAAATAAAAAGTGCgacgataataataatatactatCGTCCCAAAAAAATTGTGAGTTTAAGGAGATAAAAAACTCAAGAAAATATTGCCGCCACAACCGTAGTGGGGTGTGGCAGCCTCATTTAGAAAGCATCTCCGAAGATTTGTTTTAGTTTTGGGTTTGTGTTGGAATCTTATATGAGGAGGGATGGAACCAAAAATGGTTCAATActtgaattattaaaaaatatagcaAAATTGCtcccttttctctttttttttttctttttctttctttggaaATTATACGTGAGTATTAATTTTGTGGATAAAAATATTACCTTGCTTCTTGtttgatctttttatttttgtttttgagctTGAATATATACCAAATTCTTATATGTTAATTTGgttcttaaaaatttaagaatatattaaagaaagaaataatCGAGAGTGTGGAGAATTGAAGAATTCAAGTTTCTATGTATGTTTCCTATATATTAAAGCATAAAAAGTATATTGtctttttgtttaattgatggaaaaaagtttaataaaatatgacctttaattgaagttaattttggaattaataTTGAAGTTAATTTTGGGATTAATAAATACTATATGCACCCGCAAACAGTAAACATATTTGCTGGCACTCATTAATGATCCAAAGGTTAGATCCATATTCCAATGATTAAGCTGAATTCAATTTGGATATTTAATTGGAAAATGTACGTTAGTTAGGCACATATGTCCCCTCAAGGAATCTATtaactcaatttaaaatataaatggcGTGgcttgataatatttttaaagaattttaacGATTAGCTTACCCAcattaaatatgaaaaagatGATTAATTTGAGATTCGAACCTAGTAGCtatcaatttgaattatttacaaaaactaTAAATTGATACTATTATTTCAATTACTAATCAAATGTGTTTTTGTCTAGACttaaaaagtgatatatttgtCAATTTTAGGTGATGAACAGTTATAATTGGAAGAAATTAAACTAGGTCGAATACATTAGAAAAATGAACAATTGATAATTTGTTCCTCTCAAAAGTCAAAGGAAATATAATGTCGTAATTAAGGCTGATGATTGTAGGTCGTCTTCTAATTTTTCATTCTatgagtttttaatcaatccaAACTCGGATAATAATATTTAGAGAAATGTTAACCCACATCTCAAAATATCATAGTTACGTAATTAAGTACTTCTATAAATACttagtaaaaaaatacttttatgaataatttttaaattgaactttttattgatttcgaaaaaaaatttaaattgagtaAACACTcgtttttggtttttgaaagTGACTCTTTAGGACTATGCatgtttggatttttttttataaattaaatcattcattttaaaattattatatagattaagatttataattaaatttattttttatttaaaatcgaTTATAAAATCGGTATTAAATtcggttatggttaaataacggGTTTTTGATTATGCAACTGATTTCGacaaatctaattttaaaatcaatttattttttaaatcggTTAAAAtctgattattttttaattgatttgcgtacttttaattaatttgacaaCTTGACATTATAAACGAAAAACTTGATATAGCTTGATAATTTTAAGATTTGATGCATTATGAAACTATGATAACAAAACAATGAGCAAGCTTGAGCGTATTTTTGTTGTGAAAAGATAAAAGTTTGTTAAGATCATGAAAATTGTGAAATTTCTACTGAAAACTCGTGTTACGGGAGAAATGATACAAAGTCTAATACTTGTAGAAATGATACAAAGCCTAAGTTAGGATTTGATTGAAATGTAGAAAGAAAGAGATGAATGAAATTATGGTTCAAGAATGTCTATCGCGTTGTTGTCGTCAAAATCAGAGAAGAAGCagcaaatttttgttgttgtgttaatgagagaaaAAGAACATCTTactaattcaatttaaattgaatgtAAATTACAATTTAGAGAAAGGTAGGACCCAAAGAAATGATTTAGGgtttaaatctaaaaataaattatgaatggAGAATAATCGGATAAAAttcaaatccaaaaataaaacaagagtGGATATTCAACCGGTTAATAAGATGGAGGTGGAACCCTAAATTCCTTATGTATATGTGCAAGAGAATGGAGCCATGGTGGGAGCTGCAAGATAGATAAGTCAATATTCTTCTTCACGTGTAAAAGTTAATTCGAATGTATCAACTTGCAGCTGTCAATAAAGGTGTGTTCTTCGCAGAGCCAACATAGATTTGAACCCATAAAGGTTGTTCTACGACTGTCCAATATATAGGGTTCGTCATCcctaatttgtttttgtttatgcTAATAGTTTTCTAGCCCAAACCATTTTTCTACTTTATTTTATCCCTATCCTTTATTCTAATTGTTTTATCGATGTCCTATGTTTAAGCTTTCCAATTTATGCATAATTCAATCACAAAACAATCTTCAATTTTCAACATTCATCCTTTCATCTTCAACACATATCCTTCTAGCTTCAGCTTCCAGCCTTCAAGCTTTATCTTGCAACTTTCAATCTTCAGTATGGATATAGTCCTCTTGGAGGTCCCCTTGGTGTAGGCATAAACTCATAAAACTAGGTTAACCATTAAATGATCTTCCAAGGTATGGCATTGTTATAGAAATTAAGGTATTTCTAATATAAAACTCACAATTTGTTTGATACTTAACGTCAAGTACAATGAAGTATTTATAGGTACAAACAGAACACTCTAGACATATTTCTATGAGCttcttaattaatattcatttcTAGATACTTCCTACATTATTCTATAATTAAAACACTTCTAAATTCTTACATAGAAGTTCTACATGGTTTTAGACTTAtctaatttcaaattagtaATAACATTACTCCcccttaatttgaaattttcttctttattccaAGTCTTGCTCTTATCCTTTGAAAGTCTTCAAATTTTAACggctttttaaaaatatccatAACTTGATCATGAGTCTTCACATATTTAAGCTCAACTTATTTATTTGCAATGCATTCTCTAATGAAACTGTACCTTGTGTCTATGTGCTTGTTGTGATCATGAAACACTAGATTATTTGCAAGTGCTTGTATAGTCTTGTTGTCTATATAAATATCAGTAGCTTCCTTTTATGGCATATGAAGTTCCCTCAATAATCTTTTTAGCCAAATGGCATGACAAGTGCAAGATGTTGCTGCTACATAATCTGACTTGCATGTTGAAAATGTGACAATAGGTTGCTTCTTTGAGCTCCACGAAAAAGCATAGTCCcccataaaaaatataaagtcacTATTACTCTTTCTATCGTAAATATCTCTCACAAAGTCGCTATCACATAATCCAAATAGTTTAAAATCATTAAAACAAGAGTAAAATAATCCATAATCAAGTGTATCTTTAAGGTAGCAGAGTATTATCTTGGTGACTTTCATGTGTGTAGTAGTAGGAGCTTCTATGAAACGACTCACTACTTCATCCGCATATAGAATATCATACATTGTACATGTTAATTATCTTAAGCTTCCAACAAGACTTTTGAAAAAAGAAGGGTTATCCTTTTGTCCATTTTCAAACTTTGACAACTTCAACCTACTTTCGATTGGTATGTTCACCGGATTGCaatcaaacattttaaatttcttcaaaacttccttttcataattttcttgagaaataaatatatcttcTTCCAATTGTTTTACTTCTAGGCCTAAGTAGTACGAAATGAGCACAATATCAGTCATCTCGAACGCAAGCGCCATGACCTTTTTGAactcttcaaataaacttaGATTGTTCCCAGTGAATAAAAGATCACCCACATAGAGacaagcaatcaaaatatctccATTATCACAAACTTTGACATAAAGAGTGTATTCATTAAGACAACGAGTAAACCCATTGTCTTGGAAGTATTTGTCGATGCAACTATTCCATGTTCTTGTTGCTTGTTTTAATCCATACAAAGCACTCATCAATCTCAAAACTTTATCTTCATGTCCTTTAATCACGTACCTCATTGGCTGCTCAACATAGACATCTTCTTCAAGATAGCCATTTAGAAATGCCGATTTTACATCAAGTAGATAAAGTTTCCACTTATTTTGAGCTACTAACGAGATTAACAAACGAATAGTATCCATGCAAACAACTGGTGCAAAAACTTCTTCATAGTCAACTCCATATTTTTGTTTGTAGCCTTTGGCAACAAGTCttactttgtatttttcaatCTGCTCATTAGCATTCTTTTTAGCCTTGTACATCCATTTGACTCCAATTGCTTCATGGCCTTTTGGAAGAGTTGATAATTCCCAAGTGTTGTTCTTCACAATTGATTGGATCTCCTCATCCATGGCTTGTTTCCACCTTTTATCTTTCATTGTTTCTCCATAATTTAATGGCTCACTATCCGCCTAGAGGCAATACAACTCTTCAAGGTCAAGATTAATTTCAATATACCTTTCGTAAATGTCTTCTATATCTTTCATCTTACTTGGTCTTTCGCTTGAACTTTCATCTAGAGAAGTAGGTGAAGGAGGAGGTGAAAAAGGTGGAGTTGCATCTTTAACTAGTGTTGTGGCCTCTTGATCTTCTTTGAAATATGGAAGAAAATTTGTTTGTTCTTGACCCTTCCAGTTCCATGTAGCatcttcatcaaattcaacatcACGACTCACCACTATCTTATTATTGCATGGATTGTAGTACTTGTAACCTTTAGAATGCGGATCATAGCCAACAAAGACATGTTTGATGCTTCGATCATCAAGTTTGGATATTTCTTGTTATGGCGCATGTGCATATGCTATGCTCCCAAAGACATGCAAGTGATCAACACTACATGTCCTTCCATTCTATGCTTCTAGAGGAGTTTGGTCTTTGACATTTGAAGTCGGAGATCGATTTGCTAAATAGACCCCACAAGAAGCTGCTTCAGCCCAAAACTCATTTAGCATCCTTTTGGATTTTAGCATGCATCTTTCCATGTTCAAAATAGTaatattctttctctcaactaATTCGTTATGTTGCAGAGATCTTGGAACTATCAACGGACGACAAATTCCATGAGTTgcacataatttattaaaatgtttataagTGAATTCACCTCCTCAATCATATCTAAAAGCTTTTGATTTCACGACCACTCTCCTTCTCTACAagagctttgaagttcttgaaAGCAACAAAAGCTTCTGATTTTTGCTTTAAGAAATAAATCCAAGTTTTTCTactaaaatcatcaataaagataatgaaatatttactcTTACCAAATGAGGGTTGATTGGTCCACACAAGTCGGTATGCACAAGTTGCAGTGACTTAGTTGCTCTTGATGTGGCTTCTTTagggaaaataattttagtttgttTTCCAAGAAGACAACCTTCACACAATTGATTTGGATGATTAATTGAGGGCGTCCTTTTCCCCATATTTTTTCTCCCATAATTTTAAGTGCACCAAAGTTCAAGTGGCCATACCTCATATGTCAACGCCATGCTTCATCTTGGACACTCATCTTCAAATATTTTGCTTCAATAGTTCTTAGGTTCAAGATAAACATTCTATTTTTCGACATAAGAACTTTAGCAATTAAACTGTAATTTTGATCTGTAAGCCAAAAATGTTTGATGCTTAATAGAAAACTCACAATTTGTTTGATGCTTAATGTCAAGTACAATGAGACATTTATAGGTACAAATAGAAAACTATAGACACATTTCTAGGAGTTTCTTAACTAATACCCACTTCTAGATATTTCCCATATTTTCTAGATTCTTACATAGAAGTTCTACATGGTTCTAGACTTAtctaatttcaaattagtaTTAACAGACACACGGATCAGGTCTATAAGTGTATTTGATGATGCTCAAGTTGGTGGTGGCATCACCCCACCATAAACATTGCCTTTCCCCTGTCCAAATAGATTAACCATTGATGCAAATGATCCTTGAAAAGTTAGAATTAGacaacataattataaaaaaaaaaaaaaaaaaacattagataacataattaaaacaatttcaaaCTTGTTGTTCAAGTTG
It contains:
- the LOC101504436 gene encoding uncharacterized protein — translated: MGNSLRCCLACVLPCGALDLIRIVHLNGYVEEITRPITAGEVLKANPNHVLSTPSSEGVVRRILILSPETELKRGSIYFLIPTTSLPEKQKRVRGSVAGKDLKSKKVVSSTRNKKCDDNNNILSSQKNCEFKEIKNSRKYCRHNRSGVWQPHLESISEDLF